In the Sarcophilus harrisii chromosome 1, mSarHar1.11, whole genome shotgun sequence genome, one interval contains:
- the LOC116420865 gene encoding uncharacterized protein LOC116420865: MRGTGQTGSASRGGGGVAHRPGAPPAPAGMRGLAPGSRRRRSGARDLRSRLPVPRATAPAPPGVRRSSAQSDGVAVTSSPRAARTPAGSRLRGHWWGRVPRPRAGWEGARVCAAGPGPATDGGPAPHPEGGLGRPRPGLCDPRSHPGRVTMMTAKPKRIKFSEEEKIVILEEFSLRKDILIPKTGRYRNTTDRQRAWEEITMAVNSLNPLVQRTPEEVRKKWKNMILDARKELATAKHPLLRRRPQERLFHNIFALFNKTGSELPEPLYAAGPGFRTKGPPSPSEPACKVEGFLDPGLVLRPQGAAMEPGQEREGLCQIEVSRKLDSWPEVSGKSLLPSPVDVQARFKEDALTEDASDYGEKRLLDPLKDLPLHCEPVAQVHPAAAGGAVSPEGPPGDLPHLCTMPVPASPSPDPALTYKIKCPVSPLLDWPCLAVSASPVTPSGRLDPLSTEGIHTAMTDNVSASVVTAEEDLLPGPRPSEEGLPEKDSGEVAKQSRLQTEILELQKETLQLQKEKILLEKEKLVLEIVKLRRELGT, translated from the exons ATGCGGGGGACCGGACAGACCGGGAGCGCGTCACGGGGAGGGGGAGGCGTGGCCCACAGGCCGGGGGCGCCTCCTGCGCCCGCGGGAATGAGAGGATTGGCTCCGGGGAGCCGCCGTCGCCGCTCGGGAGCACGTGACCTCCGGTCACGCCTCCCCGTTCCCCGGGCAACCGCGCCCGCCCCGCCCGGTGTCCGGAGGTCGTCGGCGCAGAGCGATGGCGTCGCCGTGACGTCATCGCCGCGCGCAGCCCGGACACCGGCTGGGAGCCGCCTCCGCGGCCACTGGTGGGGGCGGGTGCCCCGGCCTCGGGCGGGTTGGGAGGGCGCGCGCGTGTGCGCGGCGGGCCCCGGCCCGGCCACCGACGGAGGCCCGGCGCCGCACCCCGAGGGAGGGCTCGGCCGGCCTCGTCCTGGTCTATGCGACCCTCGCAgccaccctgggag GGTCACCATGATGACAGCCAAGCCAAAGAGAATTAAGTTTTCCGAGGAAGAGAAGATTGTGATCCTGGAAGAGTTCAGCCTGCGCAAGGACATCCTCATCCCCAAGACTGGCCGCTACCGCAACACGACGGACCGGCAGCGGGCCTGGGAGGAGATCACGATGGCCGTGAACTCGCTGAACCCCCTCGTCCAGCGCACGCCCGAAGAGGTCCGCAAGAAGTGGAAGAACATGATCCTGGACGCCCGCAAGGAGCTGGCCACCGCCAAGCACCCCCTGCTGCGGCGGCGCCCCCAGGAGCGCCTCTTCCACAACATCTTTGCCCTGTTCAACAAGACGGGCTCCGAGCTCCCCGAGCCGCTGTACGCGGCGGGCCCCGGCTTTCGGACTAAAGGTCCCCCCAGCCCCTCCGAGCCCGCCTGCAAGGTGGAAGGCTTTCTGGACCCCGGCCTGGTGCTCCGGCCCCAGGGCGCCGCCATGGAGCCCGGCCAGGAGAGGGAGGGTCTCTGTCAGATTGAGGTCAGCAGGAAGCTGGACTCTTGGCCCGAGGTCTCGGGGAAGAGCCTCCTCCCGTCCCCCGTGGACGTCCAGGCCCGATTCAAGGAGGACGCCCTGACCGAAGATGCCTCCGACTACGGTGAGAAGAGGCTGCTTGACCCGCTGAAGGACTTGCCCCTGCACTGCGAGCCCGTGGCCCAGGTGCATCCCGCCGCGGCCGGCGGGGCCGTCTCGCCCGAGGGCCCTCCCGGGGACCTGCCCCACCTCTGCACGATGCCGGTCCCCGCGAGCCCGTCCCCGGACCCGGCTCTGACATATAAGATTAAATGCCCCGTCAGCCCCTTGCTAGACTGGCCCTGCTTGGCAGTGAGCGCCAGCCCCGTCACGCCCAGTGGCCGCTTGGACCCTCTGAGCACGGAAGGAATCCACACCGCCATGACCGACAACG TGAGCGCCTCGGTGGTGACCGCGGAGGAGGACTTGCTGCCCGGCCCCCGGCCCAGCGAGGAGGGGCTGCCAGAGAAGGATTCTGGGGAAGTGGCCAAGCAGAGTCGCCTCCAGACGGAGATACTGGAGCTGCAAAAGGAAACGCTGCAACTGCAGAAAGAGAAGATTCTCCTGGAAAAGGAGAAACTGGTCCTGGAGATCGTCAAGCTGCGGCGGGAGCTGGGCACCTGA
- the LOC105749791 gene encoding LOW QUALITY PROTEIN: uncharacterized protein LOC105749791 (The sequence of the model RefSeq protein was modified relative to this genomic sequence to represent the inferred CDS: inserted 1 base in 1 codon): protein MSWQRHGGLQHWGFRGLEASRGPTDCGAPQLEASPPLVASRPLCPFLQILATLAAGRESLVSQEVARMLGHLTHGQQALTLGELRTVCLFLEESGLAREHWRHALGSLLGSAASTLASVLQDPATGAGERACHAVKLVLQLFQSMPEEVGALTWRPAGEVEPLASILQSLVQVILGKVAHKDARLLAGTALGMLANAAPTPEAGAEAVSELLRLLSPDPGEQRLGGLRVAVPPMNPDGLEDLVLSRGLLTSCRKDILTFRPPGGKACLLLGALIPPVGPGWSEKNMDYRAFLLQAFLLWLRRLHESTPGVWTGRLLSGTSQGALRLTQFIWSNTESPLEGLSRHLRXRLFLSHGKGGEHLGDGAERPLYEELLERVRALPWQTKARYPALCALLPFLGSLQVLAALPELPRQLLLCLSTNPLSPPAVDAYRCFLQAQRGEWAVPGAGAGEEALAERWARHWLLPVAEALQSPVAALQGRAASSLLPHTLQLFPASAGLLEEAFGPGGPGGGPAKLRETGPGPWVELPAKVATCLAGDGRGGRRGEPPEWGRPSPAEGLWSRLKPGGGVCRPMLAQDGRPGSSLGPYGLSRLSGRPRDGSLPAGPAGALAMPLTAGLGSQVGASTLRQECARFLCREAGRLADPARARALGSLLRGTDTEVHRATLAWVLEEGGLREPVAGVLRALLLDTLWPLLRDGGGHPEGLKLHLEALAHLHQAPSARVHPLSPAPPPASRDQLLSLVEKAGTSPTLLGQALRALSLLLALGPEDLPALGRWSLVLQRWSEPRACEELRLAAAQSLCLAGVPVVVGAHAASGPSPATSGPSPAALALRLLNAGIFLLQDEDQAVRLEAAMFASLLAQQVRAWPWEAGTTLQANQGLLLVLQVIETHFGACEDTWPLLMLHLPQYDLECLLEEMGANRPPSLYEEDGANFFAEPAVFAQLLLPFLLRLLDRVGDAAPLRARARQWAEARAPGVLRSLQHCCLWWSQGDAGALLLKALGCPKLHTALAVLLVEAELVIRALETGGAGGAGEAVEAMEPGASSSSRELRQAWTRARALLAQHGMAPQLRDPGWPRGHVLLSMAPGDPQGAEGLCLGGAPGEVGGSKGMTDRASGALSPTCFDVLPSL, encoded by the exons ATGTCATGGCAGCGACACGGGGGCCTCCAGCATTGGGGCTTTCGGGGTCTGGAGGCCAGTCGAGGACCCACAGATTGTGGAGCCCCCCAGCTCGAGGCCTCGCCCCCTTTGGTTGCATCTCGCCCCCTTTGCCCTTTCCTGCAGATTTTGGCCACGTTGGCTGCGGGCAGGGAGAGCCTGGTGTCCCAGGAAGTGGCCAGGATGCTGGGCCATCTGACCCACGGCCAGCAG GCCTTAACTCTGGGAGAGCTTCGCACAG TGTGTCTGTTCCTGGAGGAGAGCGGCCTGGCGCGAGAACACTGGAGACACGCCCTGGGCAGCCTGCTGGGCAGCGCGGCCTCCACCCTGGCCTCCGTGCTGCAGGACCCCGCCACCGGGGCCGGGGAACGGGCCTGCCACGCAGTGAAG CTGGTCCTCCAGCTTTTCCAAAGCATGCCCGAGGAGGTGGGGGCCCTGACCTGGAGGCCGGCAGGTGAAGTGGAGCCCCTGGCGAGCATCCTTCAGTCCCTGGTGCAAGTGATCCTGGGAAAG GTGGCCCACAAGGACGCCCGGCTTCTGGCTGGCACAGCCCTGGGCATGCTGGCGAATGCGGCCCCCACGCCAGAGGCAGGGGCTGAGGCCGTGTCTGAGCTGCTGCGGCTGCTCAGCCCAG ACCCTGGGGAGCAGAGGCTTGGGGGGCTCCGGGTGGCTGTGCCCCCCATGAACCCCGATGGGCTGGAGGACCTGGTGCTGAGCCGAGGCCTTCTGACCTCCTGCAGGAAGGACATCCTGACCTTCAGGCCCCCTGGGGGGAAG GCCTGTCTGCTGCTGGGGGCCCTGATACCCCCCGTTGGCCCAGGCTGGAGTGAGAAGAACATGGACTACCGTGCCTTCCTCCTGCAGG CTTTTCTGCTGTGGCTGCGACGGCTGCACGAAAGCACCCCCGGCGTCTGGACGGGGCGACTCCTGAGTGGGACCTCCCAGGGGGCCCTGCGGCTGACTCAGTTCATCTGGAGCAACACCGAGAGCCCG CTGGAAGGTTTGTCCAGGCACCTGC CCCGCCTCTTCCTGAGCCATGGGAAGGGAGGTGAGCACCTCGGGGACGGAGCAGAGCGGCCCCTCTACGAGGAGCTCCTGGAGAGGGTCCGGGCCCTGCCCTGGCAGACCAAGGCCCGCTACCCCGCCCTCTGCGCCTTGCTTCCCTTCCTGGG GTCCCTCCAGGTCCTGGCTGCGCTCCCTGAGCTCCCGCGGCAGCTCCTGCTCTGTCTCTCCACCAATCCCCTCAGCCCCCCGGCGGTGGACGCCTACCGCTGCTTCCTGCAAGCCCAGCGGGGGGAGTGGGCGGTCCCAGGGGCCGGGGCCGGCGAGGAGGCCCTGGCTGAGCGGTGGGCCCGGCACTGGCTGCTCCCCGTGGCGGAGGCCCTGCAGTCCCCCGTGGCAGCCCTGCAGGGCCGGGCAGCCAGCTCCCTGCTCCCCCACACCCTGCAGCTCTTCCCGGCCTCCGCCGGCCTCCTGGAGGAGGCTTTCGGGcccggggggccggggggggggccTGCAAAGCTCCGGGAAACTGGGCCAGGCCCCTGGGTGGAGCTCCCCGCTAAAGTGGCCACGTGCCTGGCGGGGGACGGCCGGGGCGGGCGGCGGGGGGAGCCTCCTG AATGGGGACGCCCGTCGCCTGCTGAGGGACTGTGGAGCCGCCTCAAACCGGGGGGCGGGGTGTGCAGGCCCATGTTGGCCCAGGACGGGCGCCC AGGCAGCTCCTTGGGACCCTACGGGCTTTCCCGCCTTTCCGGCCGCCCCAGGGACGGCTCCCTGCCCGCGGGGCCGGCGGGTGCTCTGGCCATGCCGCTGACAGCTGGGCTTGGTTCTCAGGTGGGCGCCAGCACGCTGCGCCAGGAGTGCGCCCGCTTCCTCTGCAGGGAGGCGGGGAGGCTGGCCGATCCCGCCCGGGCCCGGGCCCTGGGCTCCCTGCTGCGAGGCACGGACACGGAAGTGCATCGGGCCACCCTGGCCTGGGTGCTGGAAGAGGGGGGGCTCCGCGAGCCCGTGGCCGGCGTCCTCCGGGCCCTGCTGCTG GACACCCTGTGGCCGCTGCTGCGGGACGGGGGGGGCCACCCGGAAGGCCTGAAGTTGCACCTGGAGGCCTTGGCGCACCTGCACCAGGCACCCTCTGCCCGCGTCCACCCGCTCTCGCCAGCCCCGCCCCCAGCCTCCAGGGACCAGCTGCTCTCACTGGTGGAGAAGGCGGGCACCAGCCCCACCCTCCTGGGCCAGGCACTGCGCGCCCTCAGCTTGCTCTTGGCATTGGG GCCCGAGGACCTTCCTGCCCTGGGCCGCTGGAGCCTGGTTCTCCAGCGCTGGAGTGAGCCCCGTGCCTGTGAGGAGCTGAGACTGGCGGCAGCGCAATCCCTGTGCCTAGCCGGGGTCCCGGTGGTGGTCGGAGCCCACGCAGCCTCTGGGCCCTCCCCGGCAACTTCCGGGCCCTCCCCGGCAGCCCTGGCTCTCCG GCTTCTGAACGCTGGCATTTTCCTGCTGCAGGATGAGGACCAGGCAGTGAGACTGGAAGCAGCCATGTTCGCCAGTCTGCTGGCCCAGCAGGTGAGAGCCTGGCCCTGGGAGGCTGGCACAACGCTGCAGGCCAACCAGGGGCTGCTCCTGGTACTACAGGTTATTGAGACACACTTTGGGGCCTGTGAGGACACCTGGCCGCTTCTGATGCTCCATCTTCCCCAGTATGATCTGGAGTGTCTCCTGGAGGAGATGGGCGCTAATCG GCCCCCCAGCCTCTATGAGGAGGACGGAGCTAACTTCTTCGCGGAGCCGGCCGTGTTCGCCCAGCTTCTACTCCCCTTCTTGCTCCGGCTGTTGGACAGAGTGGGGGATGCGGCGCCCCTGAGGGCCCGGGCCCGGCAGTGGGCAGAGGCTCGAGCCCCCGGCGTCCTCCGgagcctccagcactgctgccTCTGGTGGAGTCAAG GTGACGCCGGCGCTCTGCTGCTGAAGGCCCTGGGCTGCCCCAAGCTTCACACGGCCCTGGCCGTGCTGCTGGTGGAGGCTGAGCTTGTGATCCGGGCCCTGGAGACTGGGGGGGCCGGAGGCGCCGGGGAGGCCGTGGAGGCCATGGAGCCCGGAGCCAGCAGCTCCTCTCGGGAGCTGAGGCAGGCCTGGACGCGGGCCCGGGCCCTGCTCGCTCAGCACGGCATGGCCCCTCAGCTGAGGGACCCGGGCTGGCCGAGAGGCCACGTGCTCCTGTCGATGGCACCAGGGGATCCCCAAGGAGCAGAGGGGCTGTGTctggggggggccccgggggagGTGGGGGGCTCAAAGGGCATGACCGACAGAGCCTCTGGGGCCCTCTCCCCCACCTGCTTCGACGTCCTTCCCTCTCTGTAG